In a single window of the Phycisphaerales bacterium genome:
- a CDS encoding DUF1343 domain-containing protein: MATAQPTGAPPARIRLGVDVLAARGFTPLQNQRIGLVTNATGVTNNLRATVDVLHQAAGVRLVALYGPEHGVRGEVPAGDKIEDARDTTTGLPVYSLYGRTRKPTPEMLADVDVLVFDIQDIGSRSYTYISTLAVVMEAAAEHGKKVVVLDRPNPLTGQRVEGRPLDLTFQSFVGHLPIPYVHGLTVGELARMINGEGWLPGGVQCELEVIPMEGWRRDMGWDETGLNWVPTSPHVPRSETALYYAATGIMGELHLLSEGVGYPLPFELAGAPWIDARRLADDLNGRRLPGVYFRPAYFQPYYARFAKETCGGVQILFTDRDAVALTPIQFHIMDAVRTQHPEKSWFGAKRDDMFDKVCGTDEIRKLFEAGRPLSEILAVWNSGVEQFRAQREKYLLY, translated from the coding sequence ATGGCCACGGCCCAGCCGACCGGCGCCCCCCCGGCACGCATACGGCTCGGGGTGGACGTGCTCGCGGCCCGTGGTTTCACACCCTTGCAGAATCAGCGCATCGGCCTCGTCACCAATGCGACCGGTGTGACAAACAATCTGCGCGCTACCGTCGATGTGCTGCATCAGGCCGCCGGCGTACGGCTGGTGGCTCTATACGGCCCCGAGCACGGGGTCCGTGGCGAGGTTCCCGCCGGCGACAAGATCGAGGATGCGCGCGACACGACGACCGGCCTTCCCGTCTATTCGCTGTATGGCCGCACGCGGAAGCCCACCCCGGAAATGCTCGCGGATGTCGATGTGCTGGTGTTCGACATCCAGGACATCGGCTCGCGGTCGTACACCTACATCAGCACGCTCGCCGTGGTGATGGAAGCCGCTGCGGAACATGGGAAGAAGGTCGTGGTGCTGGACCGGCCCAACCCGTTGACCGGCCAGCGTGTGGAAGGACGGCCACTCGACCTGACATTCCAATCGTTCGTGGGGCATCTGCCGATTCCTTACGTGCACGGACTGACGGTGGGCGAGTTGGCACGGATGATCAACGGGGAGGGCTGGCTGCCCGGCGGGGTGCAATGTGAACTGGAAGTCATTCCGATGGAAGGGTGGCGGCGCGACATGGGGTGGGACGAAACCGGCCTCAACTGGGTGCCGACCTCGCCGCATGTGCCGCGGTCCGAGACGGCCCTGTACTACGCCGCCACCGGGATCATGGGAGAACTACACCTGCTCAGCGAGGGCGTGGGGTATCCGCTCCCGTTCGAACTGGCTGGCGCGCCGTGGATCGATGCCCGCCGGCTCGCCGACGACCTGAACGGGCGGCGACTTCCGGGGGTGTACTTCCGACCGGCCTATTTCCAACCGTACTATGCCCGCTTCGCGAAGGAGACGTGCGGCGGCGTGCAGATCCTGTTTACAGACCGCGACGCCGTGGCCCTGACGCCGATCCAGTTCCACATCATGGACGCGGTGCGCACGCAGCACCCGGAGAAGAGCTGGTTTGGGGCGAAGCGCGACGACATGTTCGACAAGGTGTGCGGGACCGACGAGATCCGTAAGCTGTTCGAGGCGGGACGGCCGTTGAGCGAAATCCTCGCGGTGTGGAACAGCGGTGTAGAGCAGTTCCGCGCACAGCGGGAGAAATACCTGCTTTATTGA
- a CDS encoding nucleotidyl transferase AbiEii/AbiGii toxin family protein, with the protein MDKIARLPAEQRQELFGATATNRGLNPAIVEKDFWVCWVLRALFTDDAMKKRVVFKGGTSLSKVFGLIDRFSEDIDLVLDWRLFGFGQSATDPWQQFTSKTQRERFNRQVNEAAATYIASTLLADLAALLQVCPGVLPSLDPDAPHAVNVAYPAAFSEAYLRPMVRLEIGPLASWIPSHPYTIRPYAADEFPNVFEQPDCPVVAIDAERTFWEKATILHQQAHRSDLMPLRYSRHYYDMHRLALSAVRSAALRDLQLLADVVEFKQRFYPSSWARYEDAKPGTLRLVPADERLAELRRDYRDMRQMLFGDVPEFDEIVVSLRELEATINRL; encoded by the coding sequence ATGGATAAGATCGCTCGGCTTCCCGCGGAGCAGCGACAAGAGCTGTTTGGTGCAACGGCCACGAACCGCGGTTTGAACCCGGCCATCGTCGAGAAGGACTTCTGGGTCTGCTGGGTGCTCCGCGCGCTGTTCACCGACGACGCCATGAAGAAACGCGTCGTATTCAAGGGCGGCACGTCGCTCTCGAAGGTCTTCGGCCTGATCGACCGGTTCTCCGAAGACATCGACCTGGTACTCGACTGGCGGCTCTTCGGATTCGGCCAGAGCGCCACTGACCCATGGCAGCAATTTACGTCAAAGACACAGCGCGAGCGCTTCAACCGCCAGGTCAACGAAGCCGCCGCCACGTACATCGCTAGCACACTGCTCGCTGATCTCGCAGCGCTGTTACAGGTATGTCCCGGCGTGCTCCCCTCGCTTGACCCCGATGCCCCGCACGCCGTCAATGTGGCCTATCCGGCGGCGTTTTCAGAAGCGTATCTGCGGCCGATGGTGCGACTGGAGATCGGCCCGCTCGCGTCCTGGATTCCGTCGCATCCTTACACGATCCGCCCGTACGCGGCCGACGAGTTCCCGAACGTGTTCGAGCAACCTGATTGCCCGGTTGTCGCCATCGATGCCGAGCGCACGTTTTGGGAAAAGGCGACCATCCTCCATCAACAAGCTCACCGTAGCGATCTGATGCCGTTGCGATACTCACGGCACTACTACGACATGCATCGACTCGCGCTGAGTGCAGTGCGCTCGGCGGCCCTTCGCGACTTGCAGTTGCTCGCGGATGTCGTCGAGTTCAAGCAGCGGTTTTATCCGAGTTCCTGGGCGCGCTATGAGGATGCGAAACCCGGGACGCTTCGACTCGTGCCGGCGGACGAGCGTCTCGCCGAGCTTCGACGCGACTATCGCGACATGCGCCAGATGCTCTTCGGTGATGTGCCGGAGTTTGATGAGATCGTGGTCTCCCTTCGCGAGCTGGAAGCGACGATCAACCGTCTTTGA
- a CDS encoding type IV toxin-antitoxin system AbiEi family antitoxin domain-containing protein translates to MPQSVEEKAVKRIEREGPGWAFSPNDLAPLGSRAAIDLALHRLTRKGRIRRAIRGVYIYPRQSELLGNELAPDVDQIARALARKFGWRIQPSGSAAQNIIGLSTQVPASFDYLSDGPDRAYQVGKSKLQFRHTAAKQINLKLPESALIVQALNTMGQERLTPVIRRKVRQWLAPERRSAVLSDTKFVTGWIYEAIRGICAEDDDG, encoded by the coding sequence GTGCCGCAAAGCGTTGAAGAGAAAGCAGTTAAGCGGATTGAGCGGGAGGGACCCGGATGGGCGTTCTCGCCGAATGATCTCGCGCCGCTCGGAAGCCGTGCGGCGATTGACCTCGCATTGCACCGCCTGACCCGAAAGGGACGAATTCGCCGGGCGATTCGCGGCGTCTACATTTACCCGCGCCAAAGCGAGCTGCTCGGCAACGAGCTTGCCCCCGACGTGGACCAGATCGCGCGCGCACTTGCGCGCAAGTTTGGCTGGCGCATCCAACCGAGCGGAAGCGCCGCCCAGAACATCATCGGCCTATCGACTCAAGTGCCGGCATCGTTCGACTATCTGTCGGACGGGCCGGATCGTGCGTACCAGGTTGGAAAGAGCAAGCTCCAATTTCGACACACGGCTGCAAAGCAGATCAACCTCAAGCTGCCCGAGAGCGCACTCATCGTGCAGGCGCTAAACACGATGGGGCAGGAGCGGCTCACACCCGTCATCAGACGTAAAGTGCGCCAATGGCTTGCACCGGAGCGGCGTTCCGCCGTGCTTTCAGACACCAAGTTCGTCACCGGTTGGATCTACGAGGCCATCCGCGGGATCTGCGCGGAGGACGATGATGGATAA
- a CDS encoding serine hydrolase, translating to MDRLTTGTVLLATALLLPTTGKAAPQPGTPEEPTVLEQAQTLIDAGRFRDAENLLRPLLRNPEEPVVDDIAVALEVLRRIRLDYALAPEALLERIRRSVPDATAADIERWRASGALQHREIDGQVRYFGREPGNLFRFTPEAAARRTPVPPPASAKFDLPAHLARLLVAARDERGLSDRPNRQAGLTYPVHHRVTYEVRVPEDHPRVKPGARVRAWLPFPQEYGAQTAVRLIRSEPPGATVTPNGVPHRAVYFEHTLAAGAPARFLVEFEYTMHAQVTDLDPARATAPDERSALYREYTVARPPHILFTPEVRALAAEFSRAEPNPLLRARAIFRWVAQNIPWCAEMEYSTIPSLSAKGLTARRGDCGVQALVFITLCRAAGIPARWQSGWQTLPDDWNMHDWAEFYIEPWGWLPADPSYGLQTHPDPEVQEFYCGRLDPYRLIVNLDYACPLTPEKTSFRSEPNDFQRGEIEIDGHNLYFNEWRWSFAVETEPLLGGFGTLEELLAARVPAALRAGGISGAVVAVGQSTPTGFRTWQRAYGHLAREPELETMPEDAVFDLASLTKPIASGTSLLRLVEQGLVDLDAPVSRYLPDFAGEYKDTVTVRQLMSHTSGLVPYLDADTRKRLQEEAGFPCPDATRVAIRQYPAGRRPGEVVVYSCLNAILCAEIVAAVSGRPLDLYFEQEIAQPLGLSSTRFCPPPEWGPRLVPTTRAAYGRGPGGFLRGQVHDPVAALQGGVSGNAGLFGSAADLARFAQMLLSGGELDGVRILRRETLAEATRVQTTGLPSVKGTPDRRGLLWDLYLPLPESPGPHAPSAFGHTGYTGTALRIYPEHGTYVIVLANRAHPDDKATVEALRQAVWSTAIRTLMDAPR from the coding sequence ATGGACCGTTTGACGACAGGCACAGTCCTGCTGGCGACCGCGCTGCTCCTGCCCACGACGGGCAAAGCCGCGCCGCAGCCAGGGACCCCCGAAGAGCCCACCGTGTTGGAGCAAGCACAAACCCTGATCGACGCCGGCCGCTTTCGTGACGCGGAAAACCTCCTGCGTCCACTCCTGCGGAACCCCGAAGAACCGGTGGTGGATGACATCGCCGTGGCGCTTGAGGTCCTGCGCCGTATCCGCCTGGACTATGCCCTCGCCCCCGAGGCGCTGCTCGAACGAATCCGGCGGAGTGTGCCGGACGCGACCGCTGCCGACATCGAACGGTGGCGCGCCAGCGGCGCGCTGCAACACCGAGAGATCGACGGGCAGGTGCGGTACTTCGGGCGCGAGCCCGGCAACCTGTTCCGCTTCACGCCGGAGGCCGCGGCGCGGCGCACCCCCGTGCCGCCACCCGCGAGTGCGAAGTTCGATTTGCCGGCGCATCTGGCGCGCCTGCTTGTGGCGGCGCGTGACGAGCGCGGGTTATCGGATCGCCCGAACCGGCAAGCCGGGCTGACGTATCCTGTCCACCACCGCGTGACCTACGAAGTACGTGTGCCGGAAGATCATCCACGGGTGAAGCCCGGCGCCCGGGTGCGTGCGTGGCTCCCCTTTCCGCAGGAATACGGGGCCCAGACCGCGGTCCGGCTCATTCGCTCGGAGCCCCCCGGCGCCACGGTGACGCCCAACGGAGTACCGCACCGTGCCGTCTATTTCGAGCACACGCTGGCCGCCGGGGCGCCGGCGCGATTCCTGGTCGAGTTCGAATACACGATGCATGCCCAGGTCACGGACCTCGACCCGGCGCGGGCCACTGCGCCGGATGAGCGCAGCGCTTTGTACCGCGAATACACCGTCGCGCGCCCGCCGCACATCCTTTTCACTCCGGAAGTGCGTGCCCTCGCCGCCGAGTTCAGCCGCGCAGAGCCCAACCCTCTGCTCCGCGCCCGGGCGATCTTCCGCTGGGTCGCACAGAACATCCCATGGTGCGCCGAGATGGAGTACAGCACGATTCCCAGTCTGTCCGCGAAGGGGCTCACCGCCCGCCGCGGGGACTGCGGCGTCCAGGCGCTCGTCTTCATCACCCTGTGCCGCGCGGCGGGTATCCCGGCACGCTGGCAATCGGGTTGGCAGACGCTCCCCGACGACTGGAACATGCACGATTGGGCCGAGTTCTACATCGAACCGTGGGGCTGGTTGCCGGCCGACCCGTCGTACGGACTGCAAACCCACCCTGACCCGGAGGTGCAGGAGTTCTACTGCGGACGGCTCGATCCCTACCGGCTGATCGTGAACCTTGACTACGCCTGCCCGCTGACTCCGGAGAAGACGAGCTTCCGAAGCGAGCCGAACGACTTTCAGCGTGGCGAGATCGAGATCGACGGCCACAACCTGTATTTCAACGAGTGGCGCTGGAGCTTCGCCGTGGAAACCGAGCCGCTGCTTGGCGGCTTCGGGACCCTGGAGGAGCTGCTCGCGGCCAGGGTCCCGGCGGCCCTGCGCGCGGGCGGCATTTCCGGTGCCGTCGTCGCCGTGGGGCAATCGACACCGACCGGTTTCCGCACCTGGCAGCGTGCGTACGGTCATCTCGCGCGGGAGCCCGAACTCGAAACCATGCCAGAGGACGCGGTGTTCGATCTCGCTTCACTCACGAAGCCGATCGCCAGCGGAACGTCGCTGCTGCGCCTCGTCGAGCAGGGGCTTGTCGACCTCGATGCCCCGGTGAGCCGTTACCTGCCCGACTTTGCGGGTGAGTACAAGGACACCGTTACCGTTCGGCAGTTGATGTCACACACCTCCGGGCTGGTTCCCTATCTGGATGCCGACACCCGCAAGCGGCTGCAGGAGGAAGCCGGCTTTCCCTGCCCCGATGCGACGCGGGTCGCCATCCGGCAGTACCCGGCCGGGCGGCGCCCGGGCGAGGTGGTCGTCTACAGTTGCCTCAACGCGATCCTGTGCGCGGAGATTGTCGCCGCGGTCAGCGGGCGCCCATTGGACCTGTACTTCGAACAGGAAATCGCCCAGCCGCTGGGCCTGTCCAGCACGCGTTTCTGCCCGCCGCCGGAGTGGGGTCCGCGGCTCGTTCCCACGACGCGCGCGGCGTACGGTCGCGGTCCCGGCGGCTTTCTCCGTGGCCAGGTACACGACCCGGTCGCTGCGCTTCAGGGCGGCGTCTCGGGCAATGCCGGCTTATTCGGCAGTGCCGCCGACCTCGCACGCTTCGCACAAATGCTGCTGAGTGGCGGGGAACTCGACGGCGTGCGTATCCTGCGACGGGAAACACTCGCTGAGGCGACGCGGGTACAGACGACCGGTCTTCCCAGCGTCAAGGGCACACCGGATCGACGCGGCCTGCTCTGGGATCTCTACCTGCCGCTGCCGGAGAGTCCCGGCCCGCACGCGCCAAGCGCGTTCGGCCACACGGGCTACACGGGTACGGCCCTCCGAATCTACCCCGAGCACGGTACCTACGTGATCGTCCTCGCGAATCGGGCCCACCCGGACGACAAGGCGACCGTGGAGGCATTGCGACAGGCGGTGTGGAGTACCGCCATTCGTACGCTCATGGACGCACCGCGCTGA